A region from the Variovorax sp. RKNM96 genome encodes:
- a CDS encoding ATP-binding protein yields the protein MSSDALLTVAPQRWARSAYGRLRSLWQRWFLWLLLAVLVSVLLVTVVWLAGRHEVEQVQAQLDRDTADAVSDLRSGFQRNAQSLRATQTPGTDRAKWNEAAAALLREHREWLRLEWRDAALRPLEAINTPYRMRLLDEASRGPEQSDVMLACAAARKLGAGAYSPSHYVPIAGGGGVEVMEFCVPIDAGGFLVASYSLRDALIELVGPTLTRGQEVAFTETDGTRLVALGSSRRVGTRVFTSQQLIDLPGAALMLRVDGWRAAPDLFPNMLTALVTAISIALVSVLVLLARDTRRRLRAERDLADALAFRKAMEDSVITGLRARDLQGRITYVNPAFCEMVGFSPEELMADNGDAPYWPTELAHEYQQRQARRLAGGMPPREGFESVFMRKDGTRFPVLIFEAPLINAHRVQTGWMSAFIDVSEQRRIEELSRASQERLQASARLATVGEMASLLSHELTQPLAAIASYASGSLNLLGPNAKGDQGEVAMAVRRIAEQADRAGQVIRSVHDFVRRRDRTREAVAPQALIDAVLPLVRLQARKLGVIIEVVLEDRLPAAMCDRTLVEQVLLNLARNAMQAMDSPDNTGSRVLRLRVARAVAVGGPGAEDARRWLEFSVADLGCGIGEDVAERLFTPFFTTRADGMGLGLSLCRTVVEQHGGALMHEPNRPRGTIFRFTLPST from the coding sequence ATGTCCTCCGATGCGCTGCTGACCGTCGCACCGCAGCGGTGGGCGCGTTCCGCGTACGGGCGCCTGCGCTCGCTGTGGCAGCGCTGGTTCCTGTGGCTGCTGCTCGCGGTGCTGGTGTCGGTGCTGCTGGTCACGGTGGTGTGGCTCGCGGGGCGGCACGAGGTCGAGCAGGTGCAGGCCCAACTCGACCGCGACACCGCCGACGCCGTCTCCGACCTGCGCAGCGGCTTCCAGCGCAATGCGCAGAGCCTGCGCGCCACGCAGACGCCGGGCACGGATCGCGCGAAATGGAACGAGGCCGCCGCGGCCCTGCTGCGCGAGCACCGCGAATGGCTCAGGCTCGAATGGCGCGATGCTGCACTGCGCCCGCTCGAAGCCATCAACACGCCCTACCGCATGCGCCTCCTGGACGAGGCGAGCCGCGGCCCCGAGCAGTCCGACGTGATGCTGGCCTGCGCGGCCGCCCGCAAGCTCGGCGCGGGCGCGTACTCGCCGAGCCACTACGTGCCGATTGCCGGTGGCGGTGGTGTCGAGGTGATGGAGTTCTGCGTGCCCATCGACGCCGGCGGTTTTCTCGTCGCGAGCTATTCGCTGCGCGACGCGCTCATCGAACTGGTCGGCCCCACACTCACGCGCGGGCAGGAAGTGGCGTTCACCGAGACCGACGGCACGCGGCTGGTGGCGCTGGGCAGTTCGCGCCGTGTCGGCACGCGCGTGTTCACCTCGCAGCAGCTGATCGACCTGCCGGGCGCCGCGCTGATGCTGCGCGTGGACGGCTGGCGCGCCGCGCCCGACCTGTTTCCGAACATGCTCACGGCGCTGGTCACTGCGATCTCGATCGCGCTGGTGTCGGTGCTGGTGCTGCTCGCGCGCGACACGCGGCGGCGCCTGCGCGCCGAGCGCGACCTGGCCGATGCGCTTGCGTTCCGCAAGGCGATGGAAGACTCGGTCATCACGGGCCTGCGCGCACGCGACCTGCAGGGACGCATCACCTACGTGAACCCGGCCTTCTGCGAGATGGTCGGCTTCAGCCCCGAAGAGCTCATGGCCGACAACGGCGACGCGCCCTACTGGCCCACCGAACTGGCGCACGAATACCAGCAGCGCCAGGCGCGGCGGCTGGCCGGCGGCATGCCGCCGCGCGAAGGCTTCGAATCGGTCTTCATGCGCAAGGACGGCACGCGCTTTCCGGTGCTGATCTTCGAGGCGCCGCTGATCAACGCGCACCGCGTGCAGACCGGCTGGATGAGCGCGTTCATCGATGTGAGCGAGCAGCGCCGCATCGAGGAGCTTTCGCGCGCGAGCCAGGAGCGCCTGCAGGCCAGCGCGCGGCTCGCCACGGTCGGCGAGATGGCGTCGCTGCTGAGCCACGAACTCACGCAGCCGCTGGCCGCGATCGCGAGTTATGCCAGCGGTTCGCTCAACCTGCTTGGGCCGAATGCGAAGGGCGACCAGGGCGAGGTCGCGATGGCCGTCAGGCGCATCGCCGAGCAGGCCGATCGCGCGGGCCAGGTGATCCGCAGCGTGCACGACTTCGTGCGCCGGCGCGACCGTACGCGCGAGGCCGTCGCGCCGCAAGCACTCATCGACGCGGTGCTGCCGCTGGTACGGCTGCAGGCGCGCAAGCTCGGCGTGATCATCGAGGTGGTGCTCGAAGACCGGCTGCCCGCGGCCATGTGCGACCGCACGCTGGTCGAGCAGGTGCTGCTCAACCTCGCGCGCAATGCGATGCAGGCGATGGACAGCCCCGACAACACCGGCAGCCGCGTGCTGCGGCTGCGCGTGGCGCGCGCCGTGGCGGTGGGTGGCCCGGGCGCCGAGGACGCGCGGCGCTGGCTCGAGTTCTCGGTGGCCGACCTGGGCTGCGGCATCGGCGAGGACGTCGCCGAGCGGCTCTTCACGCCTTTCTTCACCACGCGCGCCGACGGCATGGGCCTCGGCCTGAGCCTGTGCCGCACGGTGGTGGAGCAGCACGGCGGCGCGCTCATGCACGAGCCCAACCGGCCGCGCGGCACGATCTTCCGATTCACCCTGCCGAGCACATGA
- a CDS encoding response regulator, which translates to MQPLIDGLIYIVDDDASVREALAWLLRSRRLASEHFGSAEAFEQLLAQGPLPDQPRCLLLDVRMPGTSGLVLFDRLAERGLLDAMPVIFLTGHADVPTAVDAVKRGAFDFCEKPFSDNALVDRIEQALGASLRALEVQGVRRNLVGRIAELTDRERDVMRLVVEGLPNKLIADQLAISVRTVEVHRARVFEKMEVKSAVELANRLRDL; encoded by the coding sequence ATGCAACCGCTGATCGATGGACTCATCTATATCGTCGACGACGACGCCAGCGTGCGCGAGGCGCTGGCCTGGCTGCTGCGCTCGCGGCGCCTGGCCAGCGAGCATTTCGGCAGCGCCGAGGCCTTCGAGCAGTTGCTCGCACAGGGCCCGCTGCCGGATCAGCCGCGCTGCCTGCTGCTCGATGTGCGCATGCCCGGCACCAGCGGGCTCGTGCTGTTCGATCGCCTGGCCGAGCGCGGCCTGCTGGACGCGATGCCGGTGATCTTTCTCACCGGCCATGCGGACGTGCCGACGGCCGTCGACGCCGTCAAGCGCGGCGCCTTCGATTTCTGCGAGAAGCCGTTCTCGGACAACGCGCTGGTCGACCGCATCGAGCAGGCGCTCGGTGCGTCGCTGCGCGCGCTCGAGGTGCAGGGCGTGCGCCGCAACCTTGTCGGACGCATCGCCGAACTGACGGACCGCGAGCGCGATGTGATGCGGCTCGTGGTCGAGGGGCTGCCGAACAAGCTGATCGCCGATCAGTTGGCGATCAGCGTGCGCACGGTGGAGGTCCACCGGGCGCGCGTGTTCGAGAAAATGGAAGTGAAGTCGGCCGTGGAGTTGGCGAACCGACTTCGGGACCTTTAG
- a CDS encoding OmpA family protein — translation MKKFVLATCATAIVLSGCAGGMTDTQRNTGIGAGIGALGGAAIGSATGGNRGAIGTGAVVGAAAGALGGYLWSQRMENQKRQMEAATQGTGVAVTQTQNNELKLAIPSDVSFDVGRANIKPNFAPVLDQFASGLRNNPNAEVRIIGHTDSTGSDAINNPLSVDRAASTRDYLVARGVNAAAFRIEGRGSHEPVADNNSDAGRAQNRRVEIYVGERGPRG, via the coding sequence ATGAAAAAGTTCGTACTCGCCACCTGTGCCACCGCCATCGTCCTGTCCGGCTGCGCCGGCGGCATGACCGACACGCAGCGCAACACCGGCATCGGCGCCGGCATCGGCGCACTCGGCGGCGCCGCCATCGGCTCGGCCACCGGCGGCAACCGCGGTGCCATCGGCACGGGCGCGGTGGTCGGCGCGGCAGCCGGCGCGCTCGGCGGCTACCTGTGGTCGCAGCGCATGGAAAACCAGAAGCGCCAGATGGAAGCCGCCACCCAGGGCACCGGCGTGGCCGTGACCCAGACTCAGAACAACGAGCTGAAGCTGGCCATTCCGAGCGACGTGTCGTTCGACGTGGGCCGCGCCAACATCAAGCCCAACTTCGCACCGGTGCTCGACCAGTTCGCCAGCGGCCTGCGCAACAACCCGAATGCCGAGGTGCGCATCATCGGCCACACCGACAGCACCGGCTCGGACGCCATCAACAACCCGCTGTCGGTCGACCGTGCCGCCAGCACGCGCGACTATCTCGTGGCACGCGGCGTGAACGCGGCGGCCTTCCGCATCGAAGGCCGCGGTTCGCACGAGCCGGTGGCCGACAACAATTCCGATGCCGGCCGCGCGCAGAATCGGCGCGTCGAAATCTACGTGGGTGAGCGCGGCCCGCGCGGCTAA
- a CDS encoding OmpA family protein produces MRKLLVSGAAAAAAVMFIAGCASQSAPPPAPAPAAQPAPPANSWTARLAALKADLEASTKGTGVVIEQTADNQLHVVIPNELSFDTGRANVKRNLAQVLDKVAEGLKTATAASVRVVGHTDNTGSEEGNERLSVSRADSVRNHLVGRGVSTTAITTDGRGSREPLADNGTPAGRAQNRRVEIFVAEKA; encoded by the coding sequence ATGAGGAAGCTTCTTGTCTCGGGTGCAGCCGCAGCGGCTGCGGTGATGTTCATTGCAGGCTGCGCTTCGCAGTCCGCACCGCCGCCGGCACCCGCACCGGCCGCGCAGCCGGCACCGCCCGCCAACAGCTGGACCGCGCGCCTGGCCGCACTGAAGGCCGACCTGGAAGCCTCGACCAAGGGCACGGGCGTGGTGATCGAGCAGACCGCCGACAACCAGCTGCACGTGGTCATTCCGAATGAGCTCTCGTTCGACACCGGCCGCGCCAACGTCAAGCGCAACCTCGCGCAGGTGCTCGACAAGGTCGCCGAAGGCCTGAAGACCGCCACCGCCGCCAGCGTGCGCGTGGTCGGCCACACCGACAACACCGGCAGCGAAGAAGGCAATGAGCGCCTCTCGGTGAGCCGTGCCGACAGCGTGCGCAACCACCTGGTGGGCCGCGGCGTGTCGACGACCGCGATCACCACCGACGGCCGCGGCTCGCGCGAACCGCTGGCCGACAACGGCACGCCGGCTGGCCGCGCCCAGAACCGCCGCGTCGAAATCTTCGTCGCGGAAAAGGCCTGA
- a CDS encoding carbon-nitrogen hydrolase family protein, protein MKVAAIQMVSAIAREANLARAHDLLAQAAAAGAELAVLPEYFCMMGARDTDKLGLRETAGAGTVQGFLADAAREFGLWIVGGTLPIESTDAEHVFNSSLAFSPEGRCVARYDKIHLFFFDNGTERYDERRVIAPGAKPVVFDLPSRDGHSWRIGMSVCYDLRFPELYRALAKQGADLLLVPSAFTRTTGAAHWEVLLRARAIENLAWVVAPAQGGTHENGRQTWGQSLVIDPWGTVVAQQASDEGVVLFDIDAKQIERTRTQLPVLSHCVL, encoded by the coding sequence ATGAAAGTCGCAGCCATCCAGATGGTGTCGGCCATCGCCCGCGAAGCCAATCTCGCGCGCGCCCACGACCTGCTCGCGCAGGCGGCCGCGGCGGGCGCCGAGCTCGCGGTGCTGCCCGAGTATTTCTGCATGATGGGCGCGCGCGACACCGACAAGCTGGGCCTGCGCGAGACGGCCGGCGCGGGCACGGTGCAGGGGTTCCTGGCCGATGCGGCGCGCGAGTTCGGCCTGTGGATCGTGGGCGGCACGCTGCCCATCGAGAGCACCGATGCCGAGCACGTCTTCAACAGCTCGCTGGCCTTCTCGCCCGAGGGGCGGTGCGTGGCGCGCTACGACAAGATCCATCTCTTCTTCTTCGACAACGGCACCGAGCGCTACGACGAGCGGCGCGTCATCGCGCCGGGCGCCAAACCCGTGGTGTTCGACTTGCCTTCGCGCGACGGCCACAGCTGGCGCATCGGCATGAGCGTCTGCTATGACCTGCGCTTTCCGGAGCTCTACCGCGCGCTCGCCAAGCAGGGTGCCGACCTGCTGCTGGTGCCCAGCGCTTTCACCCGCACGACAGGCGCCGCCCACTGGGAGGTGCTGCTGCGCGCCCGCGCCATCGAGAACCTCGCCTGGGTGGTCGCGCCCGCGCAGGGTGGCACGCACGAGAACGGCCGTCAGACCTGGGGCCAGTCGCTCGTCATCGACCCGTGGGGTACGGTGGTGGCGCAGCAGGCCAGCGACGAAGGCGTCGTCCTGTTCGACATCGACGCGAAGCAGATCGAGCGCACGCGCACGCAGCTGCCCGTGCTGTCGCACTGCGTTCTCTAG